In Leptospira ellinghausenii, the following proteins share a genomic window:
- a CDS encoding TRL-like family protein has translation MIEPKFVKWILFLVFLVITTQNCRLGSLYREDNYPGKLGKAEGSVEGKACAFSYLYLISTGDASIEEAKRISNITKIRSVDIQVHSILTFVIVRHCLILTGEIER, from the coding sequence ATGATAGAACCTAAATTTGTAAAATGGATTCTCTTTCTAGTATTCTTGGTTATCACTACACAAAACTGCCGTTTGGGTTCCCTTTATAGAGAGGACAATTACCCAGGAAAATTAGGGAAAGCTGAAGGATCGGTTGAAGGCAAAGCATGCGCATTTTCTTATCTTTATTTGATCTCAACTGGAGATGCAAGCATTGAAGAAGCCAAACGAATATCCAATATCACAAAAATCCGATCCGTTGATATCCAAGTGCATTCTATCTTAACCTTTGTGATCGTCAGACATTGTCTTATTTTGACAGGAGAAATTGAAAGATGA
- a CDS encoding TRL-like family protein translates to MKLYIGFLLLSFLTVSCFYGEVYKPLPGLLYTNIHFDGDFDPENNVKEDTIATGCVQHFLRLYSWGNAGAGSIAKENGIIKISYIDHHLVEFLFIYGKYCTYVHGQKNL, encoded by the coding sequence ATGAAACTTTATATTGGTTTTCTTCTGCTTAGTTTTTTAACTGTTTCTTGTTTTTACGGTGAAGTTTACAAACCTTTACCTGGCCTACTTTATACCAACATCCATTTTGATGGAGACTTTGATCCTGAAAATAATGTAAAAGAAGATACGATCGCAACCGGTTGTGTCCAACATTTCCTTCGGTTGTATTCCTGGGGTAATGCTGGGGCAGGAAGTATCGCAAAAGAAAATGGGATCATCAAAATTTCATATATCGATCATCACTTGGTGGAATTTTTATTTATCTATGGGAAGTATTGTACCTATGTGCATGGCCAAAAAAATTTATAA
- a CDS encoding TRL-like family protein, which produces MCMAKKIYKFSIFSLFCLTYQCIPEYRVPFVSLVINETHSSRDGSQSGNPGIAASLAEGKILKVGRSCTNSYLYVNMYYFKRGGNIRDAAEKAGIKKISAVEFANKTIMGIFNEDCVQVWGE; this is translated from the coding sequence ATGTGCATGGCCAAAAAAATTTATAAGTTCAGCATCTTTAGTTTGTTCTGCCTCACATACCAATGTATCCCTGAGTACCGAGTGCCCTTTGTTTCCCTTGTGATCAATGAAACTCATAGTTCTCGGGATGGTTCACAAAGTGGTAATCCAGGTATTGCGGCAAGTCTCGCAGAAGGTAAAATTCTAAAGGTGGGCCGTTCCTGTACAAACTCATACTTATATGTGAATATGTATTATTTCAAACGTGGTGGAAATATTCGAGATGCTGCTGAAAAAGCAGGGATTAAAAAAATCTCAGCGGTAGAATTTGCAAACAAAACCATCATGGGAATCTTTAATGAAGATTGTGTCCAAGTTTGGGGAGAGTGA
- a CDS encoding DegT/DnrJ/EryC1/StrS family aminotransferase — MAVPFIDIKRFEPGFLDTWNEKVKSMSENAQFIGGNEVTDLETNLATWAETKYAIGCANGTDALQLALRAVGVGRGDKVLLPDSTFWATFEAVVNVGGDPYTVDTNPVDLQMDFQVFQEAVEKVKPKAALVVHLYGWGTAKIEELRKFCKEKNVALIEDGAQCFGVKHNGKSLYKEALISTTSFYPAKVLGAAGDGGAVFTNDEELSVVTRRLVNHGRTSHYEHGLVGWNSRLDSLQAAFLNLSLKHLQKRIESRKSSQNIYYKELPGLGIGVIQPPKGYDENGYCNVTLVDPEVRPKIEAVLKEKGIGFGNIYPGAMSDQPGAKPYLMERFGNEGNARRISKSVLNFPLFAYMTSSEMDEVLSAIKAYNASK; from the coding sequence ATGGCAGTTCCATTTATAGATATCAAACGATTTGAACCAGGATTTTTGGACACCTGGAATGAAAAAGTAAAGTCCATGTCAGAAAACGCACAGTTCATTGGCGGAAATGAAGTTACTGATTTAGAAACAAACCTTGCCACTTGGGCTGAAACCAAATATGCGATTGGTTGTGCAAATGGAACCGATGCCTTACAACTCGCGTTACGCGCTGTTGGAGTGGGTCGTGGTGATAAAGTATTATTACCTGACTCTACTTTTTGGGCGACTTTCGAAGCTGTTGTGAATGTGGGAGGAGATCCTTACACAGTGGATACAAACCCAGTGGATTTACAAATGGATTTCCAAGTGTTCCAAGAAGCTGTGGAAAAAGTAAAACCAAAGGCAGCTCTTGTTGTTCATTTATATGGTTGGGGAACTGCAAAGATTGAAGAACTCCGTAAGTTCTGCAAAGAAAAAAATGTGGCCCTCATAGAAGACGGAGCACAGTGTTTTGGTGTTAAACACAATGGAAAATCTCTCTACAAAGAGGCGCTGATCTCAACAACTTCCTTTTACCCTGCAAAGGTGTTAGGTGCCGCTGGTGATGGTGGTGCTGTATTCACAAATGATGAAGAATTGTCAGTCGTCACAAGACGTCTTGTGAACCACGGAAGAACATCCCATTACGAACACGGACTTGTTGGTTGGAACTCAAGACTTGATTCCTTACAAGCAGCATTTCTCAATCTATCACTCAAACACTTACAAAAGAGAATTGAATCACGAAAGTCTTCACAAAACATCTATTATAAGGAATTACCAGGACTTGGGATTGGAGTGATCCAACCACCAAAAGGGTATGATGAAAATGGATATTGTAACGTGACATTGGTGGATCCAGAAGTTCGTCCCAAAATTGAAGCAGTCTTAAAAGAAAAAGGAATTGGTTTTGGAAACATCTATCCAGGTGCGATGTCAGACCAACCAGGTGCTAAACCATATCTCATGGAACGATTTGGAAACGAGGGAAATGCTCGCCGGATTTCAAAATCAGTTCTTAATTTTCCACTCTTTGCTTATATGACAAGTTCGGAAATGGATGAAGTGTTGAGTGCAATTAAGGCATATAACGCTAGTAAATAA
- a CDS encoding PdxA family dehydrogenase: MKTIFISEGDPTSINYELLGSSFPILESLGKHHRIYLIRGPHNQTLSKAKQLTKPVGEPGFYSISWGSGKPKSFVLGKPSKSSGKMAYDSLLAAIDFQKQYGGDLITLPLSKEWVQKAGVKGFRGHTETLAETYKRPTFMMMSGEKLNVIPLTTHVPLKDVVKELKTFDWKELKNAILRSPYLNHPTIGYLGLNPHAGEGGKIGTEEITILKTGVGVLRKAKLTVEGPLSADSAFLPGTKLYDLYLAGYHDQGLIPFKLLEGKKGVNITLGLDFTRVSPDHGTAFGIAGKGCADPTGLISCLERLVETK, from the coding sequence TTGAAAACCATCTTCATTTCGGAAGGGGACCCGACGAGTATCAATTATGAACTTTTGGGTTCTTCCTTCCCGATCTTAGAATCCTTAGGAAAACACCACCGTATTTATCTCATCCGAGGGCCTCACAACCAAACCCTTTCCAAGGCCAAACAGCTCACAAAACCCGTAGGTGAACCTGGATTCTATTCGATTTCTTGGGGGAGCGGAAAACCAAAATCCTTTGTCCTTGGGAAACCATCCAAATCCTCAGGGAAAATGGCATACGATTCACTCCTTGCGGCCATCGACTTCCAAAAACAATATGGAGGGGACCTCATCACTCTCCCGCTCTCCAAAGAGTGGGTACAAAAAGCTGGGGTGAAAGGATTTCGTGGCCATACGGAAACTTTGGCAGAGACTTATAAACGACCTACCTTTATGATGATGTCTGGGGAAAAGCTGAATGTGATTCCGTTAACCACCCATGTCCCCTTGAAGGATGTTGTGAAAGAACTAAAAACATTCGATTGGAAAGAACTGAAAAATGCGATCCTTCGTTCTCCTTACCTGAATCACCCAACCATCGGTTACCTAGGCCTAAACCCGCATGCAGGGGAAGGTGGAAAAATTGGAACAGAAGAAATCACAATTTTAAAAACGGGAGTGGGAGTTCTCCGAAAGGCAAAATTGACTGTGGAAGGTCCACTTTCTGCCGATTCTGCATTTTTACCAGGAACGAAACTGTACGATTTGTATTTGGCAGGTTACCATGACCAAGGCCTCATCCCATTTAAATTGCTTGAAGGAAAGAAGGGTGTGAATATAACCTTAGGACTGGATTTCACACGTGTGTCCCCTGACCATGGAACCGCATTTGGTATTGCCGGAAAAGGATGTGCTGATCCCACGGGACTCATCTCCTGTTTAGAACGACTTGTGGAGACAAAATAA
- a CDS encoding bactofilin family protein, translated as MALVKNQTEVTNSTIGENSYFNGKFFINGSLKIDGKFEGKSLQAEHLYIGVTGKVKTNITAASVIVEGIVVGNVTARNRVMLLPTSKILGDIKTPELIIQNGVILEGRCMISNDLKHSAKDLIELEYSKDSLSVEKIFGKQPNAKE; from the coding sequence ATGGCATTAGTCAAAAATCAGACCGAAGTTACCAATTCAACTATTGGAGAGAATTCTTACTTCAACGGAAAATTCTTCATCAATGGATCTCTCAAAATTGACGGTAAATTCGAGGGAAAATCCCTCCAAGCCGAACACCTCTACATCGGGGTAACAGGAAAGGTCAAAACCAATATTACAGCTGCGAGTGTGATCGTAGAAGGGATTGTGGTGGGAAACGTGACGGCAAGAAACCGTGTGATGCTCCTTCCTACTTCCAAAATTCTTGGGGACATCAAAACTCCCGAACTCATCATCCAAAACGGGGTGATCTTAGAAGGTCGTTGTATGATTTCCAATGACCTCAAACACAGTGCAAAAGACCTCATCGAATTGGAATACTCCAAAGATTCGCTCAGCGTTGAAAAGATTTTTGGGAAACAACCAAACGCCAAAGAATAA
- a CDS encoding LBF_1011 family protein, whose amino-acid sequence MSLQTEYKLRWPEYRIEFHPTEEIPKKGSLQELWPDLRAFFSGNQSRFANYLFYLSTDFSGGFSLCSVLSENDASLRFHDPVLQSPTAFPKTSFERIWKLCQNREFEEMEREDWELIGYGLLYEGNVPEFRKWVLTTKEFFGQSDDNRRFLTLLGWEYSEVPFESSILHMLVEYAKGKFERIHFPTLVDAALLESHWQLVGVLFHAIELGLLPEKESFRVWKFMIGFYDEWESWEKEKFQLVSYGKIPPFSALRYAKRYLPHPDFLKYQTNLETELRGDWMSGNEFGYELSHTMNPCIDTVVRFKNEGEQFERELTAEYNLKPYSYLIPLQLACIQFVKKEYDQFLKLYQKSGRLKHLPLALNLYWRVLLEKGDNNLSSAIKRSLENGHESITLPEGWE is encoded by the coding sequence ATGAGCTTACAAACAGAATACAAACTGCGCTGGCCAGAATACAGAATCGAATTCCATCCAACAGAAGAAATCCCTAAAAAAGGTTCTCTTCAGGAGTTATGGCCAGACCTTCGTGCCTTTTTTTCAGGCAACCAGTCTCGTTTTGCAAACTATCTCTTTTATTTATCGACCGATTTCTCTGGGGGGTTCAGCCTTTGTTCGGTCCTTTCCGAAAATGATGCGAGCCTTCGTTTCCACGATCCTGTTTTACAATCACCTACGGCTTTCCCAAAAACAAGTTTTGAACGGATTTGGAAACTCTGCCAAAACCGTGAATTTGAGGAAATGGAACGAGAGGATTGGGAACTCATTGGTTATGGGCTTTTGTATGAAGGAAATGTTCCTGAATTTCGGAAATGGGTTCTCACTACAAAAGAGTTTTTTGGGCAATCCGATGACAACCGTCGTTTTTTAACACTACTAGGTTGGGAATATTCGGAGGTTCCTTTTGAGAGCTCCATCTTGCATATGTTAGTTGAATATGCAAAGGGCAAATTTGAAAGAATCCATTTTCCAACATTAGTGGATGCGGCCTTACTAGAATCCCATTGGCAACTTGTAGGTGTTTTGTTCCATGCCATTGAACTTGGTTTGTTGCCTGAAAAGGAATCCTTTCGTGTTTGGAAGTTTATGATTGGATTTTATGATGAATGGGAATCTTGGGAAAAGGAAAAGTTCCAGTTGGTTTCCTATGGTAAAATTCCACCTTTTTCTGCACTTCGGTATGCAAAACGTTATTTGCCTCATCCTGATTTTTTGAAATACCAAACAAACTTAGAAACTGAACTTCGTGGGGATTGGATGAGTGGTAATGAGTTTGGGTATGAACTCTCACATACAATGAACCCATGTATTGATACCGTGGTGAGGTTTAAGAATGAAGGGGAACAGTTTGAAAGGGAACTAACAGCTGAATATAATTTAAAACCTTATTCGTATCTGATCCCGTTACAACTTGCTTGTATTCAGTTTGTGAAAAAAGAATATGATCAGTTTTTAAAGCTCTATCAAAAATCTGGTAGGCTCAAACACTTACCACTGGCTCTCAATTTGTATTGGAGAGTTTTATTAGAAAAAGGGGATAACAATTTAAGTTCTGCCATCAAACGATCGCTCGAGAACGGTCATGAATCCATTACATTACCGGAAGGTTGGGAATAA
- a CDS encoding lytic transglycosylase domain-containing protein has protein sequence MRHFWLASRILLFFTTSLLAETDLQYLIKSHQWGEIESHFRNTTPSRESEVYTLIEFHEKSPNGDKEKRFRYLLSLIRGVFVTDANEEEVRKILTQTMPFQTTLFKLSYWKLYNEITAKNFLTPMERIQFLNRLNMEEDPICRKVLDEQIRLLASNNQWKEIIEKVQSIQDSHKRYLLTGDSLYRYGKAKLILGDEKGATEEWLGCLQKEGLLDQTVQMIASDWSKYKGSGSILQLSPSELTLFLPAINSNDKEALFRSRPELFSSRLNYYEGFKHLTSVLTKVGKTNELFRVLRANKSFVDMDSSWIVSLADTLYQQNKFQQAIELLKTFPGKDAGYYRVLAASYDRLGDKELYFENLILYLGKYPFNLFYQDRLIEYLVDRNGEKSHYAPLAKFERALAEIPNLPVKGRLVYWYLRSLKENGETERFKKELKRYYALCPGSYYTRVIREEFLSTIKESNKPENPTYNKEYLFEYLSYTAGIPEESGALIGRNLGFVYPKDSYELGNKLGGMSSRIQGHKLLNLAKEYFRVGEDSLGLHLVNFHVKRENLSEDEKDEILVGIGDLTRNTYYSAFHTRSLLKRYLIPDDPILLPTSLSVRMYPRPHQNLVSKYASENGISEDNVYALMRQESFFKETATSRSNARGLMQIMPATGRELAHRMGIVSYSLYEPETSIRLGTKFLAYLLKSNGNELKWASIAYNGGPGNLRKWKKSVYSGDFNHFLEDLPYKESRDYCRIVVSNYYAYDIMKKYHKL, from the coding sequence ATGAGGCATTTTTGGTTAGCAAGTAGAATTCTTCTCTTTTTCACAACATCATTACTTGCCGAAACAGACCTTCAGTATTTAATCAAGTCCCACCAATGGGGAGAAATCGAATCTCATTTCAGAAATACAACCCCATCCAGAGAAAGTGAAGTATACACTCTCATTGAATTCCATGAAAAATCACCTAACGGAGACAAGGAGAAACGGTTTCGGTATTTGTTATCTCTCATCCGAGGTGTTTTTGTCACCGATGCAAATGAAGAAGAAGTAAGGAAGATCCTCACTCAAACTATGCCTTTCCAAACCACTCTTTTCAAATTGAGTTATTGGAAATTGTACAATGAGATCACAGCAAAAAACTTTTTAACTCCTATGGAACGGATTCAATTTTTGAATCGGCTCAATATGGAAGAAGATCCTATTTGTCGAAAAGTATTAGATGAACAAATCCGATTACTTGCATCGAACAACCAGTGGAAGGAAATTATTGAAAAAGTCCAATCCATCCAAGATTCTCACAAACGTTACCTATTAACAGGTGATAGTTTGTATCGATATGGGAAAGCAAAACTCATTTTAGGAGATGAAAAAGGTGCTACAGAAGAATGGCTTGGTTGTTTACAAAAAGAAGGACTTCTTGACCAAACAGTTCAAATGATCGCTTCCGATTGGAGCAAATACAAAGGTAGTGGCAGTATTTTACAATTAAGTCCATCTGAACTCACCTTATTTTTACCTGCTATCAATTCAAATGACAAAGAAGCTTTGTTTCGTTCCAGGCCTGAACTTTTTTCAAGTCGTCTAAATTATTACGAAGGGTTTAAACACCTAACATCTGTCCTGACTAAAGTAGGAAAAACAAATGAACTCTTTCGAGTATTACGTGCCAATAAATCCTTTGTAGATATGGATTCGTCTTGGATTGTATCACTTGCCGACACTTTATACCAACAAAACAAATTCCAACAAGCCATCGAACTTTTAAAAACCTTTCCAGGCAAAGATGCTGGGTATTACCGTGTGCTCGCTGCTTCCTACGACAGATTAGGAGACAAGGAACTGTATTTTGAAAATCTAATTTTATACTTAGGCAAATACCCTTTTAATTTATTTTACCAAGACCGACTGATCGAATACTTAGTCGATCGTAATGGTGAAAAATCCCATTATGCACCTCTCGCCAAATTTGAAAGGGCTCTCGCTGAGATCCCAAACTTACCCGTCAAAGGAAGGCTTGTGTATTGGTATTTACGTTCCTTAAAGGAAAATGGGGAAACGGAACGATTCAAAAAAGAATTAAAACGATACTATGCGCTTTGCCCAGGTTCCTATTACACTCGTGTGATCAGAGAAGAGTTTTTATCTACAATCAAAGAATCCAACAAACCGGAAAACCCAACTTATAATAAAGAATATTTGTTTGAATATCTATCTTACACAGCTGGTATTCCAGAAGAATCGGGTGCCCTCATTGGACGTAACTTAGGATTTGTCTATCCGAAAGATTCTTATGAACTCGGAAATAAATTGGGAGGTATGAGTTCAAGGATCCAAGGCCACAAACTTTTGAACCTAGCCAAAGAATACTTTCGTGTAGGGGAAGATAGCCTGGGTCTCCATCTAGTCAACTTCCATGTGAAAAGAGAAAATTTATCGGAAGACGAAAAAGATGAAATTTTAGTGGGGATTGGAGACCTTACACGTAACACCTATTATTCGGCATTTCATACACGGTCTTTACTCAAACGTTACCTCATCCCCGACGATCCGATTTTACTTCCCACTTCCCTTTCCGTTCGGATGTATCCAAGGCCTCACCAAAATTTAGTATCCAAGTATGCGAGTGAAAATGGAATCTCGGAAGACAATGTTTACGCTCTTATGCGCCAAGAATCATTTTTCAAAGAGACTGCAACATCTAGGTCAAATGCTCGTGGTCTTATGCAAATCATGCCAGCCACAGGACGAGAATTGGCACATAGGATGGGAATTGTTTCCTATTCTCTCTATGAACCCGAAACTTCCATCCGCCTAGGAACAAAATTTTTAGCCTATTTGCTCAAATCGAATGGGAATGAATTGAAATGGGCATCCATTGCTTACAACGGTGGTCCAGGGAATTTACGAAAATGGAAAAAATCTGTCTACTCTGGCGATTTTAATCATTTTCTGGAAGACTTACCGTACAAAGAATCAAGGGACTATTGTCGCATTGTGGTTTCGAATTACTACGCATACGATATCATGAAAAAATACCACAAGTTGTAA
- a CDS encoding citrate synthase, with protein sequence MSEKAILKVDGKEYELPIVAGSEDEKAIDITKLRQLSGYVTIDSGYLNTGACTSEITFLDGEKGILRYRGIPIEDLAAKSTFTEVAHLLIYGKLPNDTRLKEWNSSITKHTMIHEDLKRLFNGFPKDGHPMAIMSCMMGCLSTYYQDSYDPMNEEHREISIIRLLAKFPTIAAYAYKKSIGQPIIHPLNELDYASNFLNMMFAVPAEDYHIDPEIVSALNLLLILHADHEQNCSTSTVRLVGSSLANLYGAISAGILALWGPRHGGANQEVLEMLEGIKKSGLSVKKIVEQAKDKNSSFRLNGFGHRVYKNFDPRAKIIKVACDKVLNKLGIKDPLLDIAKELEEAALNDPYFVERKLYPNVDFYSGIIYRALGIPTNMFTVMFAMGRLPGWIAQWKEMIEDPNLKIGRPRQIYTGPKEISYETAKKQA encoded by the coding sequence ATGTCCGAAAAGGCTATTCTGAAAGTGGATGGAAAAGAGTATGAACTTCCGATTGTAGCGGGAAGTGAAGACGAGAAGGCAATTGATATTACAAAACTCCGCCAATTGTCCGGTTATGTTACGATTGATTCCGGTTATTTAAATACAGGTGCATGTACAAGTGAAATCACCTTTTTGGATGGGGAAAAAGGAATTTTAAGATACCGTGGAATTCCCATCGAAGATTTAGCAGCAAAGTCAACCTTTACAGAAGTTGCTCACTTACTCATATATGGAAAACTTCCAAATGATACGAGACTCAAAGAATGGAATAGTTCGATTACCAAACACACAATGATCCATGAAGACCTCAAACGTCTCTTCAATGGGTTTCCAAAAGATGGACACCCGATGGCGATCATGTCTTGTATGATGGGTTGTTTGTCCACTTACTACCAAGATAGTTACGATCCAATGAATGAGGAACATAGAGAAATTTCCATCATTCGCCTACTTGCAAAATTTCCAACCATCGCAGCGTATGCGTATAAAAAGTCGATTGGCCAACCTATCATCCATCCATTAAACGAATTGGATTATGCGTCTAACTTTCTCAATATGATGTTTGCTGTTCCTGCAGAAGACTATCACATCGATCCAGAGATTGTTTCCGCACTCAACTTACTCCTCATCTTACACGCAGACCACGAACAAAACTGTTCTACATCTACGGTGCGTCTCGTGGGATCATCACTTGCTAACTTGTATGGTGCCATTTCTGCAGGGATCCTTGCTCTTTGGGGGCCTCGCCATGGTGGAGCCAACCAAGAAGTTTTGGAGATGTTAGAAGGAATCAAAAAAAGTGGTTTGTCTGTGAAAAAAATCGTAGAACAAGCCAAAGACAAAAACTCAAGTTTCCGACTGAATGGATTTGGACACCGTGTTTACAAAAACTTTGACCCACGTGCCAAAATCATCAAAGTTGCTTGTGACAAAGTGTTAAACAAACTTGGAATCAAAGACCCACTCCTTGACATCGCAAAAGAATTAGAAGAAGCAGCTCTCAATGATCCATACTTTGTAGAAAGAAAACTCTATCCAAACGTAGACTTCTACTCTGGTATCATTTACCGAGCACTCGGAATTCCTACTAACATGTTCACTGTGATGTTTGCTATGGGAAGATTACCTGGTTGGATTGCACAATGGAAAGAGATGATTGAAGACCCGAACCTAAAAATTGGTCGTCCAAGACAAATTTACACTGGTCCAAAAGAAATTTCTTACGAAACAGCAAAAAAACAAGCGTAA
- a CDS encoding SpoIIE family protein phosphatase, whose protein sequence is MDKGIFPCPYLPLKPFFFKITFLFQVFFILSFPIYSMDKEDIGERFIATKEFSYWIDTKSNTGVDSVLKEGKFKPIQDEFVNFGFLKGTLWLRLDPEKFPNPTKFPLLLIQAHNIDLVELYHKHDGDSFIVSKSGHIQPMFQREFPHRNFVFRMGHQKETILIAIKSDISLQFSIVFTNQRNLQREDYVTQWVYGLFFGSLGIIILYNLAIAFFVRDKSYFYYIGYVLFFGLGQLSLLGFFGYFFVPNSYYWKRVGIPVFFSLCLFFFVLFTANFLKIKVRLPRTTRFYHLLGAFSLFNVCIALFGGIAESSIGVSWLSVIICLTLFGILIWGLKKRIRSFYYISIAFFLLLFTCMIYGLLKFGILPSNPFFEEMLFPIASLADITLFAFALADRIQLLRQEKDLALAQVTSLRRERKISRDILMQSLPKTNPDVKNLQIQIYIQPMKDVGGDFYEYHSPNPYELGIVLCDVSGHGIPASLISAMGKVAFTTQKDSISSPKQVLEGMNRVLYGNCSPQYVTASYLYLNSSTNVWRFGRAGHPSAFLQRASGEIIKVHPKGKIIGVFPEIQIDEITYPVFPKDRILLLSDGVLECFDPKGNMFGDAGLLDFLKTNRELPNHLFKGKLIQELESFSNREIKDWEDDLTFIFLELV, encoded by the coding sequence ATGGACAAGGGAATTTTCCCTTGTCCCTACCTACCATTGAAGCCATTCTTTTTCAAAATCACTTTCCTCTTCCAAGTTTTTTTCATTCTCAGTTTTCCTATTTATTCCATGGATAAGGAAGATATTGGAGAAAGATTCATTGCAACAAAGGAATTTAGTTATTGGATCGATACAAAATCGAATACTGGGGTCGACTCCGTATTAAAAGAGGGAAAATTTAAACCAATCCAGGATGAATTTGTCAATTTTGGATTTTTAAAAGGGACTTTATGGTTACGACTTGATCCAGAAAAATTCCCCAATCCAACAAAATTTCCACTTCTCTTAATCCAGGCACATAATATTGATTTGGTGGAATTATACCATAAACATGACGGAGACAGTTTCATTGTTTCTAAATCAGGCCACATCCAACCGATGTTCCAAAGAGAATTTCCTCATAGGAATTTTGTCTTTCGAATGGGCCACCAAAAAGAAACCATACTGATCGCTATCAAGTCTGATATCTCCTTACAATTTTCGATTGTTTTCACAAACCAAAGGAATCTCCAAAGAGAAGATTATGTAACCCAATGGGTGTATGGTTTATTTTTTGGAAGTTTAGGAATTATCATTCTTTATAACCTTGCGATTGCTTTTTTTGTTCGAGATAAAAGTTATTTTTACTATATCGGATATGTTTTATTTTTTGGACTAGGTCAGTTATCCCTACTTGGTTTCTTTGGATATTTTTTTGTTCCTAATTCGTATTATTGGAAACGTGTAGGGATTCCTGTTTTTTTTAGTCTTTGTCTTTTTTTCTTCGTATTATTCACTGCTAATTTTTTAAAGATCAAAGTCAGACTTCCAAGAACAACGAGATTCTACCATCTACTTGGCGCTTTTTCTTTATTCAATGTATGTATTGCCTTGTTTGGTGGGATCGCAGAGTCGTCCATTGGAGTGAGTTGGCTTTCTGTGATTATATGTTTAACTTTATTTGGAATTTTGATTTGGGGATTAAAAAAGAGAATCAGATCTTTTTATTATATCTCCATCGCTTTCTTCCTTCTGCTGTTTACATGTATGATTTATGGACTTCTCAAATTTGGAATTTTACCTAGTAATCCCTTTTTTGAAGAGATGTTATTCCCTATTGCATCGTTAGCAGATATCACCTTATTTGCGTTTGCTTTAGCGGATCGAATCCAACTTCTCAGGCAAGAAAAAGATCTTGCCCTTGCCCAAGTCACTAGCCTAAGAAGAGAGCGAAAAATTTCTCGTGACATTCTTATGCAATCACTTCCAAAAACAAATCCAGATGTAAAAAACTTACAGATCCAAATTTATATCCAACCAATGAAAGATGTTGGTGGGGATTTTTACGAATACCATTCTCCGAATCCTTATGAGTTAGGTATCGTATTATGTGATGTCTCTGGTCATGGAATTCCTGCTTCACTGATATCAGCTATGGGAAAAGTCGCATTCACCACCCAAAAGGATTCTATCTCTTCCCCCAAACAAGTGTTAGAAGGTATGAACCGAGTTTTGTATGGAAACTGTTCCCCTCAATATGTGACTGCATCTTATTTATATTTAAATAGTTCTACCAATGTCTGGAGGTTTGGACGAGCAGGCCACCCAAGTGCTTTTTTACAAAGGGCAAGTGGTGAAATCATAAAAGTCCATCCCAAAGGAAAAATTATCGGTGTGTTCCCTGAAATCCAAATTGATGAAATCACGTATCCCGTTTTCCCCAAAGACCGCATTTTACTCTTGAGTGATGGGGTTCTGGAATGTTTTGATCCCAAAGGGAATATGTTCGGTGATGCTGGTCTTCTCGATTTTTTAAAAACCAACCGTGAACTTCCAAACCATTTGTTTAAGGGAAAACTAATCCAAGAGTTGGAGTCATTTTCAAATCGAGAAATAAAAGACTGGGAGGACGACCTAACCTTTATTTTTCTGGAATTGGTATGA